A single Nostoc sp. PCC 7107 DNA region contains:
- a CDS encoding ribulose bisphosphate carboxylase small subunit, with the protein MQTLPKERRYETLSYLPPLSDVQIEKQVQYILSQGYIPGVEFNEVSEPTEFYWTMWKLPLFGAKTSREVLAEVQSCRSQYPTHYIRVVGFDNIKQCQVLSFIVHKPNRY; encoded by the coding sequence ATGCAAACCCTACCAAAAGAGCGTCGTTACGAAACCCTTTCTTACTTACCTCCTCTTTCTGACGTTCAAATTGAGAAGCAAGTCCAATACATTTTGAGCCAAGGCTACATTCCAGGTGTTGAGTTCAACGAAGTTTCTGAACCCACCGAATTTTACTGGACAATGTGGAAGTTGCCTTTATTCGGCGCTAAAACATCTCGTGAAGTATTGGCTGAGGTTCAATCCTGCCGTTCTCAATATCCCACACACTACATCCGTGTTGTAGGTTTTGACAACATTAAGCAGTGTCAAGTTCTCAGCTTCATTGTTCACAAACCCAACAGATATTGA
- a CDS encoding chaperonin family protein RbcX: MNLKQIAKDTAKTLQSYLTYQALMTVLAQLGETNPPLAFWLQNFSAGKVQDGEAYIKQLFREKPDLALRIMTVREHIAEEVAEFLPEMVRSGIQQANTEQRRQHLERMTHLSLSNPSPESEQQTTSDTDWDH, from the coding sequence ATGAATCTCAAGCAAATAGCGAAGGATACAGCCAAAACGCTCCAAAGCTACCTGACTTATCAGGCGCTAATGACTGTATTGGCACAGCTAGGCGAAACGAATCCACCGTTAGCATTCTGGTTACAAAATTTTTCCGCTGGCAAAGTTCAGGACGGAGAAGCTTATATTAAACAACTTTTCCGAGAAAAGCCAGATTTAGCCTTGCGGATTATGACTGTCAGAGAACATATAGCTGAAGAGGTAGCCGAGTTTTTACCAGAAATGGTTCGTAGCGGTATTCAGCAAGCTAATACGGAACAACGCCGCCAGCATCTAGAACGCATGACGCATCTGAGTTTATCCAACCCCAGTCCTGAATCAGAACAGCAGACAACTTCCGATACTGACTGGGATCATTAA
- a CDS encoding form I ribulose bisphosphate carboxylase large subunit yields the protein MSYAQTKTQAKSGYKAGVQDYRLTYYTPDYTPKDTDLLAAFRVTPQPGVPFEEAAAAVAAESSTGTWTTVWTDLLTDLDRYKGRCYDIEPVPGEDNQFIAYIAYPLDLFEEGSITNVLTSIVGNVFGFKALRALRLEDLRFPVAYIKTFQGPPHGIQVERDKLNKYGRPLLGCTIKPKLGLSAKNYGRAVYECLRGGLDFTKDDENINSAPFQRWRDRFLFVADAITKAQAETGEIKGHYLNVTAPTCEEMLKRAEYAKELKQPIIMHDYLTAGFTANTTLARWCRDNGVLLHIHRAMHAVIDRQKNHGIHFRVLAKALRLSGGDHIHTGTVVGKLEGERGITMGFVDLLRENYVEQDKSRGIYFTQDWASLPGVMAVASGGIHIWHMPALVEIFGDDSVLQFGGGTLGHPWGNAPGATANRVALEACVQARNEGRNLAREGNDIIREAAKWSPELAVACELWKEIKFEFEAMDTV from the coding sequence ATGTCTTACGCTCAAACGAAGACTCAGGCAAAATCTGGGTATAAAGCCGGGGTTCAAGATTACAGACTAACTTATTACACACCTGATTACACACCTAAAGATACAGATCTTCTGGCGGCGTTCCGTGTTACACCCCAGCCCGGAGTTCCCTTTGAGGAAGCGGCTGCGGCTGTAGCGGCTGAGTCTTCTACTGGTACTTGGACGACCGTATGGACAGACTTGTTAACCGACCTAGATCGTTACAAAGGTCGTTGTTACGATATCGAACCAGTTCCTGGCGAAGACAACCAATTTATTGCTTACATTGCCTATCCTCTGGATCTGTTTGAAGAAGGCTCCATCACCAACGTTTTAACCTCAATTGTAGGTAACGTATTTGGTTTTAAAGCTTTGCGGGCATTGCGTTTGGAAGACCTTCGCTTTCCTGTTGCTTACATCAAGACCTTCCAAGGGCCTCCTCACGGTATCCAAGTTGAGCGTGACAAATTAAATAAATATGGTCGTCCTCTGTTGGGTTGTACAATCAAACCAAAATTAGGTCTGTCTGCTAAAAACTACGGACGTGCTGTATACGAATGTTTGCGCGGTGGTTTGGACTTCACCAAAGACGACGAAAACATCAACTCCGCACCATTCCAAAGATGGCGCGATCGCTTCTTGTTTGTAGCTGACGCAATCACCAAAGCGCAAGCAGAAACAGGCGAAATCAAAGGTCACTACCTGAACGTGACCGCTCCTACTTGCGAAGAAATGCTGAAGCGGGCTGAGTACGCGAAAGAACTCAAACAGCCCATCATCATGCACGACTACCTGACAGCAGGTTTCACAGCTAACACCACCTTGGCTCGTTGGTGTCGTGACAACGGCGTTCTACTGCACATCCACCGCGCGATGCACGCAGTAATTGACCGTCAAAAGAACCACGGTATCCACTTCCGTGTATTAGCTAAAGCCCTACGTTTATCTGGTGGTGATCACATCCACACTGGTACCGTAGTAGGTAAATTGGAAGGTGAACGCGGTATCACAATGGGCTTCGTTGACCTATTGCGTGAAAACTACGTTGAGCAAGACAAGTCTCGCGGTATTTACTTTACCCAAGACTGGGCTTCTCTACCTGGTGTAATGGCAGTTGCTTCTGGTGGTATCCACATTTGGCACATGCCCGCACTAGTAGAAATCTTTGGTGATGACTCCGTACTCCAATTCGGTGGTGGTACTCTGGGACACCCCTGGGGTAACGCGCCTGGTGCTACAGCTAACCGCGTAGCTTTAGAAGCTTGTGTCCAAGCTCGTAACGAAGGTCGCAACTTGGCGCGTGAAGGTAATGACATTATCCGCGAAGCTGCTAAGTGGTCTCCTGAGTTGGCTGTAGCTTGTGAACTGTGGAAAGAAATCAAGTTCGAGTTTGAGGCAATGGATACCGTCTGA
- a CDS encoding sensor histidine kinase, with translation MDNQDNSIQIQDLAKINRILQKKLERCENERRQLESDIATKEFLLKKVICELESSQTKLQQRSQELENTLDSLHKMQAQMIQGEKMSALGQMVAGIAHEINNPVSFIYGNLSHIQEYTDDLLRLVHLYHHYFPKPPVEIQTEREIIDVEFLEKDMIMVLKSMKIGTERIRDIVLSLRNFSRLDESEFKAVDIHEGIDNTLMILQHRLKYSDQSPEIQVIKVYGDLSPVECYAGELNQVFFNILANAFDALEEFNAQRTAQEIHENPSRITIRTCVVDSQWVKIAIADNGAGIPEAIQTQVFNPFFTTKPVGKGTGMGMAISYQIITEKHHGKLDFVSIPSKGTEFVVQIPLQQSGGRGESV, from the coding sequence ATGGATAATCAAGACAATTCCATACAAATTCAAGATTTGGCTAAAATAAATCGGATCTTGCAAAAAAAGCTAGAACGCTGCGAAAATGAACGTCGCCAACTAGAATCTGACATTGCTACTAAGGAATTTTTACTTAAAAAAGTTATTTGTGAATTAGAAAGTTCCCAAACTAAATTACAGCAAAGAAGCCAAGAGCTAGAAAATACCTTAGATAGTTTACATAAAATGCAAGCCCAGATGATTCAAGGCGAAAAGATGTCTGCTTTAGGTCAAATGGTGGCGGGTATTGCACACGAAATTAATAATCCTGTTAGCTTTATTTATGGCAACCTCAGCCATATTCAAGAATATACCGATGACTTGTTGCGTCTGGTTCACCTTTATCACCATTACTTCCCCAAACCACCCGTTGAAATTCAAACTGAACGCGAAATCATTGATGTAGAGTTTCTCGAAAAAGACATGATTATGGTGCTGAAGTCGATGAAAATCGGGACAGAACGCATCCGAGATATTGTGTTGTCACTACGTAACTTTTCGCGGTTGGATGAAAGTGAGTTCAAAGCGGTGGATATTCATGAAGGCATTGACAATACTTTGATGATTTTGCAACACCGTCTCAAATATAGTGATCAAAGCCCGGAAATTCAAGTCATCAAGGTATACGGCGATTTATCTCCTGTTGAATGCTACGCCGGAGAGCTTAATCAAGTGTTTTTTAATATTCTGGCAAATGCTTTTGATGCGCTCGAAGAATTCAATGCTCAACGGACTGCTCAAGAAATTCACGAAAATCCGAGTCGCATCACAATTCGTACTTGTGTTGTTGATTCGCAGTGGGTGAAAATTGCGATCGCTGATAACGGGGCTGGAATTCCAGAAGCCATTCAGACACAAGTTTTTAACCCGTTTTTTACCACAAAACCTGTCGGAAAGGGAACAGGTATGGGAATGGCTATCAGCTATCAAATCATTACCGAAAAACATCACGGTAAGTTAGATTTTGTTTCGATACCAAGCAAAGGAACAGAGTTTGTGGTTCAAATTCCTCTCCAGCAGTCAGGGGGCAGGGGTGAAAGTGTGTAG
- a CDS encoding FIST signal transduction protein, with amino-acid sequence MFQVVVGHSDDPDSQNAIAEVLQKCQSSLSGLIPQAGILFTAIDFDHALILQYIQDTFPEIELIGGTTNGEISSILEFQQDSLTLMLFATDEVEIKAGVGREASKNPALAAENAIAQAMAKSTSVPQLCLTFPDSLTSNGVLILAGLKQSLGANIPIIGGMAADDYTFEKTYQFFQGEVLSDSVPVLLFSGGLLFSHGVASGWHPISQRSRVTKVDGNIVYEIDGQRALDFYQHYLGEEQFAANYAIHALAVFEDQEHFYMRAPNGYNQQSGSVTFFSDIPEQAVVQITDASRNDILFASEASLKNALTDYPGIEPKAALLISCAARRRILGTFAKQEYQLVKTYLPPALPCCGFYAYGEIAPLINKGQTQFHNKTFVTLLMGTK; translated from the coding sequence GTGTTTCAAGTTGTTGTAGGTCATAGTGACGATCCTGATTCGCAAAATGCGATCGCAGAAGTGCTGCAAAAATGTCAATCTTCTCTGAGTGGGTTAATTCCTCAAGCTGGAATTTTATTTACAGCTATTGACTTTGACCATGCGTTAATTTTGCAATACATCCAAGATACTTTCCCCGAAATTGAGTTAATTGGTGGCACAACAAACGGCGAAATATCCTCAATTCTGGAGTTTCAACAAGACTCATTAACTTTAATGCTGTTTGCGACAGACGAAGTGGAAATTAAAGCAGGTGTTGGACGAGAAGCATCGAAAAATCCAGCCTTGGCAGCCGAAAATGCGATCGCCCAAGCAATGGCAAAAAGTACATCTGTACCCCAATTATGCTTGACTTTTCCCGATAGTTTAACTAGCAATGGGGTGTTGATTTTAGCAGGTTTAAAACAAAGTTTGGGAGCAAATATTCCCATCATTGGAGGAATGGCCGCCGATGATTATACCTTTGAAAAAACTTACCAATTCTTTCAGGGTGAAGTTTTAAGTGATTCAGTCCCAGTGCTGCTGTTTTCTGGAGGACTATTATTTTCTCACGGCGTGGCTAGTGGTTGGCATCCTATCAGTCAACGTAGTCGTGTCACAAAAGTAGATGGCAATATCGTCTATGAAATTGATGGCCAGCGTGCTTTAGATTTCTATCAGCACTATCTTGGAGAAGAACAATTTGCCGCCAATTATGCAATTCACGCCCTGGCAGTTTTTGAAGATCAAGAACATTTTTACATGCGTGCGCCCAATGGCTACAATCAGCAATCTGGTAGTGTGACTTTCTTTTCTGATATTCCCGAACAAGCAGTTGTTCAAATTACTGATGCAAGTCGTAACGATATTCTGTTCGCTTCTGAGGCATCTTTAAAGAATGCTCTCACCGATTATCCTGGAATAGAACCAAAAGCAGCCTTGCTAATTTCCTGTGCAGCCCGGCGGCGGATTTTAGGCACTTTTGCTAAACAAGAGTATCAGCTAGTCAAAACTTATTTACCACCAGCATTGCCTTGCTGTGGTTTTTATGCTTACGGTGAAATTGCTCCTTTGATTAACAAAGGTCAAACCCAATTTCACAACAAAACTTTTGTAACACTGCTTATGGGAACAAAATAA
- a CDS encoding two-component regulator propeller domain-containing protein — MVVLCRKRTSFLITSILLGLITLPNMGFVLMTSSVKAQVSGNTSPSNTPDIKPSELTPSYPASAPPPQVKPLPDERTVEERSIETDYRVSNLLKDFKGNLWVGSWRGLSRIDPKTGKILARVNLPNIAIGALAQDKVGRLWVGTYEGLMRVDPRTNEITAQNLFLPSKRVLSMLIDKRGYLWVGTDSGLALISPDQGLIMTTVKNLPGVSANTLTLDAEGQLWVGTLDGLVRVNTANAYIMKRIDGLPGTTVQTLAISPEGLIWAGMANNLLVIDPKTDKVLRSVTALRGRNVTAVNFAQDGSVWVGTNNGLLRLNPHTGALLDQVAGLPSSRVLALVPDIGNKLWIGTSEGLAWLMPKMNGAKPHLAFSRAVK; from the coding sequence ATCGTGGTATTGTGTCGCAAGCGTACTAGTTTTTTAATTACTTCTATATTGCTGGGGTTAATTACTTTGCCGAACATGGGCTTTGTACTGATGACAAGTTCGGTCAAAGCACAAGTCAGCGGTAATACATCACCAAGTAACACTCCAGATATTAAACCATCCGAGTTAACACCTTCTTACCCGGCATCTGCACCACCGCCACAAGTCAAACCTTTGCCGGACGAACGAACTGTGGAAGAAAGATCAATAGAAACAGATTATCGTGTGAGTAACTTGCTGAAAGATTTTAAAGGTAATCTGTGGGTGGGTTCATGGCGAGGACTATCGCGGATTGATCCCAAGACAGGTAAGATATTGGCGCGTGTAAATTTACCAAATATTGCTATTGGTGCTTTAGCACAAGACAAGGTAGGGCGTTTGTGGGTGGGAACTTACGAAGGGCTAATGCGAGTTGACCCCAGAACTAATGAGATTACAGCACAGAATTTGTTTTTGCCTTCCAAGCGCGTGTTATCGATGTTAATTGACAAGCGGGGCTACTTGTGGGTAGGAACTGATAGCGGTTTAGCCTTAATTAGTCCCGACCAAGGCTTAATTATGACCACAGTGAAAAATTTACCTGGAGTCAGCGCCAACACTTTGACTTTGGATGCGGAAGGTCAATTGTGGGTGGGAACTTTAGATGGATTAGTGCGGGTAAATACTGCTAATGCTTATATTATGAAGCGGATTGACGGTTTGCCTGGCACGACCGTGCAAACTTTAGCTATTAGTCCCGAAGGCTTAATTTGGGCAGGAATGGCGAATAATTTACTAGTAATTGATCCAAAAACAGATAAAGTACTACGGTCTGTAACTGCATTGCGCGGAAGGAATGTCACAGCAGTAAACTTTGCCCAAGATGGTAGCGTTTGGGTAGGGACAAACAATGGTTTGTTACGATTAAATCCACATACAGGCGCTCTTTTAGATCAAGTTGCGGGACTTCCTTCTAGTCGAGTTCTTGCCCTTGTACCTGATATCGGTAATAAATTATGGATAGGCACTAGTGAAGGTTTAGCTTGGTTAATGCCCAAAATGAACGGTGCAAAACCCCACCTTGCTTTTAGTCGCGCTGTGAAATGA
- the panB gene encoding 3-methyl-2-oxobutanoate hydroxymethyltransferase translates to MPVTTQQLIQWKQQGRAIAALTAWDYAIAQLIDAAGVDLILVGDSMAVVLGYETTLPITLDEMLYHAKAVRRGVKRALVVVDLPFLTYQESVAQAMNSAGRILKETGAQAVKLEGGYPAMVETIARLVQVGIPVMGHVGLTPQSVHQLGLRQQGKTEAQAERILNEAIALEQAGVFAIVLEHIPADLARNITEKLSIPTIGIGAGSYCDGQVLVTSDILGLSAKQPPFAKTYTNLRETITQAVQDYAVEVRERKFPNSEQ, encoded by the coding sequence ATGCCAGTTACTACCCAGCAATTAATTCAATGGAAACAACAGGGACGTGCAATCGCAGCCTTAACCGCTTGGGATTATGCGATCGCCCAACTTATCGATGCGGCTGGTGTAGACTTAATCTTAGTTGGGGACTCGATGGCGGTAGTTTTAGGGTATGAGACTACACTCCCCATCACCCTAGATGAAATGCTTTATCATGCTAAAGCTGTGCGTCGTGGAGTGAAACGCGCTTTAGTTGTGGTTGATTTACCATTCTTGACTTATCAAGAAAGCGTCGCCCAAGCCATGAACTCAGCTGGCAGAATATTGAAGGAAACTGGAGCGCAAGCGGTTAAGTTAGAAGGTGGCTACCCAGCAATGGTAGAGACGATCGCACGTTTAGTCCAAGTGGGAATTCCGGTGATGGGTCATGTTGGTTTGACACCGCAATCAGTTCATCAATTGGGCTTGCGCCAACAAGGTAAAACCGAAGCACAGGCAGAAAGAATTTTAAATGAAGCGATAGCCTTAGAACAAGCTGGTGTCTTTGCTATTGTTTTAGAGCATATCCCCGCAGATTTGGCAAGAAATATCACCGAAAAACTCAGCATTCCCACAATTGGGATTGGTGCTGGATCGTATTGTGATGGTCAAGTGTTAGTGACTTCGGATATTCTCGGTCTTTCCGCCAAGCAACCACCATTTGCCAAAACTTACACTAACCTGCGGGAGACAATTACTCAAGCTGTACAGGATTACGCTGTAGAGGTGCGGGAACGGAAATTTCCAAACAGTGAACAGTGA
- the lepB gene encoding signal peptidase I, with translation MIPQETDAKEATASSKIWRSWRENLTLVAIALLLAVLIRTFVAEPRYIPSDSMVPTLYEGDRLVIEKISYHFQPPVTGDIVVFQAPAELQRRGYPKDQAFIKRVIGTPGEIIKVADGKVYLNNQPLQEDYIAEPPNQPFPAVKVPADELFVMGDNRNDSNDSRYWGFLPRQNIIGRAVFRFWPLNRIGFI, from the coding sequence ATGATTCCCCAGGAAACTGATGCAAAAGAAGCTACTGCGTCATCAAAAATCTGGCGTAGTTGGCGAGAAAATTTAACTTTAGTGGCGATCGCTTTATTGTTGGCAGTGTTAATCAGAACTTTTGTGGCGGAACCTCGCTATATACCTTCTGATTCAATGGTGCCAACATTATATGAAGGCGATCGCTTGGTGATAGAGAAGATATCTTACCATTTCCAACCTCCCGTAACTGGGGATATCGTAGTTTTTCAAGCCCCCGCAGAATTGCAAAGGCGCGGATATCCTAAAGACCAAGCTTTCATCAAACGGGTAATTGGTACACCGGGAGAAATCATTAAGGTTGCTGATGGCAAAGTTTATCTCAACAATCAACCTTTGCAAGAAGATTACATCGCAGAACCACCAAATCAGCCATTCCCAGCAGTCAAAGTCCCCGCGGATGAACTGTTTGTGATGGGAGACAACCGTAACGATAGCAATGACTCGCGTTATTGGGGATTTCTCCCAAGACAAAATATCATCGGTCGCGCAGTGTTTCGCTTTTGGCCGCTGAACCGCATTGGGTTTATTTAA
- the metH gene encoding methionine synthase: MTHPFLERLRSPDSPVLVFDGAMGTNLQTQNLTAEDFGGAQYEGCNEYLVHTKPEAVAKVHRDFLAAGADVIETDTFGSTSIVLAEYDLADQAYYLSKKAAELAKSVAAEFSTPEKPRFVAGSIGPTTKLPTLGHIDFDTMKASFAEQAEALIDGGVDLLLVETCQDVLQIKAALNGIEEAFAKKGDRLPVMVSVTMESMGTMLVGTEISAVVTILAPYNIDILGLNCATGPDLMKPHIKYLAEHSPFVVSCIPNAGLPENVGGQAHYRLTPLELRMSLMHFVEDLGVQVIGGCCGTRPEHIQQLAEITKELKPKVRQPSLEPAAASIYTTQPYTQDNSFLIVGERLNASGSKKCRDLLNAEDWDGLVSMARAQVKEGAHILDVNVDYVGRDGVRDMHELVSRIVNNVTLPLMLDSTEWEKMEAGLKVAGGKCLLNSTNYEDGESRFLKVLELAKKYGAGVVIGTIDEEGMARTAERKFQIAQRAYRQAVEYGIPPTEIFFDTLALPISTGIEEDRENGKATIAAIRRIRQELPGCHVILGVSNISFGLSPASRIVLNSVFLHEAMAAGMDAAIVSANKILPLSKIEPQHQEICRHLIYDERKFEGNVCVYDPLGELTTVFAGVSAKRDKGVDENLPIEEILKRHIIDGERIGLEKHLTKALETYKPLEIINTFLLDGMKVVGELFGSGQMQLPFVLQSAETMKTAVAYLEPFMEKSEAGNNAKGTMIIATVKGDVHDIGKNLVDIILSNNGYKVINLGIKQPVENIIESYNQNKADCIAMSGLLVKSTAFMKENLEIFNEKGITVPVILGGAALTPKFVHDDCQKAYQGKVIYGKDAFSDLHFMDKLMPAKAAHNWDDLQGFLDEVGDEPETTQHSTLITQHPARAERPATALSAAMPAGLYSTEIDTRRSEAVAVDIERPTPPFWGTQLLQPTDIPWEEIFWHLDLQALVAGQWQYRKPKEQSKEEYQAFLAEKVYPILETWKQRIIEENLLHPQVIYGYFPCQAEGNTLYVYETNNSAQVKASFEFPRQKSLRRLSIADFFAPKESGIIDVFPMQAVTVGEIATEFAQKLFADNQYTDYLYFHGLAVQVAEALAEWTHARIRRELGFVAEEPDNIRDILAQRYRGSRYSFGYPACPNIQDQYKQLDLLETGRINLYMDESEQLYPEQSTTAIIAYHPVAKYFSA, translated from the coding sequence ATGACTCATCCTTTCCTTGAACGCCTGCGTAGTCCAGATAGCCCAGTTCTTGTCTTTGACGGGGCGATGGGTACTAACTTACAAACTCAAAATCTCACCGCTGAAGACTTCGGTGGCGCACAATACGAAGGTTGTAACGAATATCTAGTCCATACCAAACCCGAAGCTGTCGCTAAAGTACATCGTGACTTTCTCGCGGCTGGTGCGGATGTGATTGAAACCGATACTTTTGGCAGTACCTCAATTGTTTTGGCAGAATATGACTTGGCAGATCAAGCCTACTACCTCAGCAAAAAAGCCGCAGAACTCGCCAAAAGTGTCGCAGCCGAATTTTCCACACCAGAAAAACCCCGGTTTGTTGCAGGTTCCATCGGCCCGACAACCAAACTCCCCACCTTGGGACACATTGACTTTGATACGATGAAAGCGTCTTTTGCTGAACAAGCGGAAGCATTAATTGACGGTGGCGTAGATTTATTACTGGTTGAAACTTGCCAAGATGTGCTGCAAATCAAAGCCGCACTGAATGGAATTGAAGAAGCTTTTGCCAAAAAAGGCGATCGCCTACCTGTGATGGTTTCTGTGACAATGGAAAGCATGGGGACAATGCTGGTAGGTACAGAAATCAGTGCTGTTGTGACAATTTTGGCACCTTACAACATTGATATTCTCGGTTTAAACTGTGCCACAGGGCCAGATTTGATGAAACCACACATCAAGTATTTGGCAGAACATTCGCCGTTTGTGGTTTCTTGTATTCCCAACGCGGGTTTACCGGAGAACGTCGGCGGTCAAGCACACTACCGCTTGACACCGTTAGAATTACGGATGTCGTTGATGCACTTTGTTGAAGATTTGGGTGTCCAAGTGATCGGGGGTTGCTGTGGGACGCGTCCAGAACACATTCAACAATTGGCAGAAATCACCAAAGAGTTAAAGCCAAAAGTGCGACAGCCTAGCTTAGAACCTGCGGCGGCATCAATATATACGACTCAGCCTTACACTCAAGACAATTCTTTCTTAATTGTCGGAGAACGTCTCAACGCCAGCGGTTCTAAAAAGTGCCGTGATTTACTCAACGCCGAAGACTGGGACGGTTTGGTATCAATGGCAAGGGCGCAAGTGAAAGAAGGCGCACACATCCTCGATGTCAACGTTGATTATGTGGGACGTGACGGTGTGCGAGATATGCACGAACTCGTTTCGCGCATTGTGAATAATGTTACCCTGCCCTTAATGCTTGACTCCACCGAATGGGAAAAAATGGAGGCGGGGTTAAAAGTTGCTGGTGGTAAGTGTTTGCTGAACTCTACCAACTATGAAGACGGAGAATCGCGCTTTTTGAAAGTGCTGGAGTTGGCGAAAAAGTATGGTGCGGGTGTAGTCATTGGTACGATTGATGAAGAAGGCATGGCGCGGACAGCCGAGAGAAAATTCCAAATTGCCCAACGTGCCTATCGTCAAGCTGTAGAATATGGCATTCCCCCCACAGAAATATTCTTTGATACCTTAGCCCTACCAATTTCTACTGGGATTGAAGAAGACCGCGAAAACGGTAAAGCCACCATTGCAGCCATTCGCCGCATTCGCCAAGAATTACCCGGATGTCATGTAATTTTGGGTGTCTCAAATATTTCCTTTGGACTTTCCCCCGCATCCCGTATTGTTCTTAACTCGGTGTTTCTCCACGAAGCAATGGCGGCGGGAATGGATGCAGCAATTGTCAGCGCCAACAAAATCCTACCACTTTCTAAAATTGAACCTCAGCATCAAGAAATTTGCCGCCACTTAATTTATGATGAACGTAAATTTGAGGGGAATGTCTGCGTTTACGATCCTTTAGGAGAACTAACCACAGTCTTTGCCGGAGTCAGCGCCAAACGCGACAAAGGCGTTGACGAAAATCTCCCCATTGAGGAGATTCTCAAACGCCACATCATTGACGGCGAACGCATCGGGTTAGAAAAGCACCTGACAAAAGCCTTAGAAACATACAAACCACTGGAGATTATCAATACTTTCTTGCTAGATGGGATGAAAGTAGTAGGTGAATTGTTTGGTTCAGGACAAATGCAGTTACCCTTCGTTTTGCAGTCGGCGGAAACCATGAAAACGGCGGTAGCTTACTTAGAACCATTCATGGAAAAATCCGAGGCGGGTAATAATGCTAAAGGAACAATGATTATTGCCACAGTTAAAGGCGATGTGCATGACATTGGTAAAAACTTAGTGGACATTATCTTGTCAAACAACGGCTACAAGGTAATTAACCTGGGAATTAAGCAGCCAGTAGAAAACATCATCGAATCTTACAATCAAAATAAAGCTGATTGTATTGCCATGAGTGGTTTGTTGGTAAAATCTACTGCCTTCATGAAAGAAAACTTAGAGATATTCAACGAAAAAGGAATTACTGTCCCGGTAATTTTAGGCGGCGCGGCGTTAACTCCCAAGTTTGTTCATGATGATTGCCAAAAAGCCTATCAAGGTAAAGTCATTTATGGCAAAGATGCTTTTTCTGACTTGCATTTCATGGATAAATTAATGCCAGCCAAGGCTGCACATAATTGGGATGACTTGCAAGGATTTTTGGATGAAGTCGGTGATGAACCCGAAACTACTCAACATTCAACACTTATCACTCAGCATCCAGCACGGGCTGAACGCCCCGCTACCGCTCTAAGCGCAGCCATGCCCGCAGGGCTTTACAGCACTGAAATAGACACCCGCCGTTCCGAAGCCGTCGCGGTAGATATTGAACGTCCCACACCGCCATTTTGGGGAACGCAGTTATTACAACCGACTGATATTCCTTGGGAGGAAATATTCTGGCATTTGGATTTACAGGCTTTGGTTGCGGGACAATGGCAATACCGCAAACCCAAGGAACAATCCAAAGAAGAATATCAGGCTTTCTTGGCTGAGAAAGTCTACCCCATTTTAGAAACTTGGAAACAACGAATTATTGAGGAGAATTTATTACATCCTCAAGTAATTTACGGTTATTTTCCTTGTCAGGCTGAAGGGAATACGTTGTATGTTTACGAAACGAACAACTCAGCACAGGTAAAAGCCAGTTTTGAATTTCCGAGACAAAAGTCTTTAAGAAGGCTGTCCATTGCAGATTTCTTTGCACCGAAGGAGTCGGGGATAATTGATGTCTTCCCAATGCAGGCGGTAACTGTAGGGGAAATTGCGACAGAATTTGCCCAAAAGCTATTTGCAGATAATCAATATACAGATTATCTCTACTTCCACGGTTTAGCGGTGCAAGTAGCCGAGGCGCTGGCTGAGTGGACACACGCCAGAATTCGCCGCGAGTTAGGTTTTGTTGCTGAGGAACCTGATAATATTCGGGATATTTTAGCCCAACGCTATCGTGGCTCACGCTATAGTTTTGGTTATCCAGCTTGCCCGAATATTCAAGACCAGTACAAGCAACTGGATTTGTTAGAGACTGGCAGAATTAATCTGTATATGGATGAAAGTGAACAGCTTTATCCAGAACAGTCTACAACGGCGATTATTGCTTACCATCCAGTAGCGAAGTACTTCAGCGCATAA
- a CDS encoding DUF2281 domain-containing protein translates to MSIIQTATEKMRSLPPQQQQEVLDFIEFLQNKIAGQNTNQEHQEPISFLSAAQQLAGCVDGGPGDLATNKQYLEGLGSE, encoded by the coding sequence TTGAGCATTATACAAACTGCTACTGAAAAAATGCGATCGCTCCCGCCACAACAGCAACAAGAGGTTTTGGATTTTATTGAGTTTCTGCAAAATAAGATAGCAGGACAAAATACAAACCAAGAACATCAGGAACCTATTTCATTTTTGAGTGCTGCTCAACAACTTGCTGGTTGTGTTGACGGTGGCCCTGGTGATTTAGCTACAAACAAACAATATCTTGAAGGTTTAGGGAGTGAATGA